In Nitrospira sp., a single genomic region encodes these proteins:
- a CDS encoding molybdopterin-dependent oxidoreductase yields MFFSRRQFLKISAGTVAAVAVADKVLALTALQPVIEVGNPLGDYPDRSWERVYHDQYRYDSSFTWVCSPNDTHACRIRAFVRNGVVMRVEQNYDHQTYEDLYGNRGTFAHNPRMCLKGFTFHRRVYGPYRLKGPLMRKGWKQWMDDGSPELTPETKRKYKFDSRFLDDMIRVSWDTAFTYAAKGLILIGTRYSGEAGARRLREQGYAPEMIEMMKGAGTRCFKHRAGMPILGLLGKHGNTRFNNSVLALLDAWIRKVSPEQAQGGRYWNNYTWHGDQDPSQPWWNGTQNCDTDLSDMRFSKLNTSWGKNFVENKMPEAHWKLESIERGARLVVITPEYNPTAQRADYWIPVRPETDGALFLGASRIIVEENLQDIDFLKQYTDMPLLVRTDTLQYLDPRDVIADYALPDFSKSYSGRIQGLKPEYIQRLGGMMVWDLNKKQAVPLHREQVGWHFNEAGIDAALTGTYRVKLVNGREVDVAPIYQLYMVHFQDYDLDTVHQINRSPKDLIVRWARDSGTIKPAAIHNGEGVCHYFHMTSMGRAAALVLILTGNIGKFGSGCHTWSGNYKVGIWNATPWSGAGSGVHLAEDPWHSNLDPNAHGKEIKYKSYYYGEEPGYWNHGDTALIVNTPKYGRKVFTGKTHMPSPSKVRWVVNVNILNNSKHHYDMVRNVDPNIEMIVTQDIEMTSDVNHADIAFACNSWMEFTYPEMTATVSNPWIQLWKGGIRPLYDTRNDLDTFAGVAAKMSDMTGETRMKDVFHFVYQNRVDVYAQRVLDASSTLYGYSADVMLKSEKGWMVMVRTYPRHPLWEEVNESKPQWTRSGRLETYRVEPEAIEYGENFIVHREGPEATPYLPNSIFTTNPYVRPDDYGIPITAQHHDDKTVRNIKLPWSEIKQHANPLWEKGYQFYCVTPKTRHRVHSQWSVNDWVQIYESNFGDPYRMDKRTPGVGEHQLHINPQAAKDRGINDGDYVYVDGNPVDRPYRGWKPSDPFYKVARLMIRAKYNPAYPYHVTMAKHAPYVSTAKSVKGHETRPDGRAIAVDTGYQSNFRYGAQQSFTRSWLMPMHQTDSLPGKHAIAWKFKWGYAIDHHAVNTTPKECLIRITKAEDGGIGARGPWEPVRTGFTPGQENEFMIKWLKGEHIKIKV; encoded by the coding sequence TTCTCACGTCGACAGTTTCTGAAGATCTCGGCGGGCACCGTCGCCGCGGTCGCGGTGGCGGACAAGGTCCTGGCGTTGACGGCGTTGCAGCCGGTCATCGAAGTCGGGAATCCGCTGGGCGACTATCCGGACCGCTCCTGGGAGCGGGTGTATCACGATCAATACCGCTACGATTCCTCGTTTACCTGGGTCTGCTCTCCCAACGATACCCATGCCTGTCGAATTCGGGCGTTCGTCCGGAACGGCGTGGTCATGCGGGTGGAGCAGAACTACGACCATCAAACCTACGAAGATCTCTACGGCAACCGCGGCACCTTTGCGCACAATCCACGCATGTGCTTGAAGGGATTCACGTTCCATCGTCGCGTGTACGGCCCCTATCGGTTGAAGGGGCCCTTGATGCGGAAGGGCTGGAAGCAGTGGATGGACGACGGCTCACCGGAACTGACGCCGGAGACGAAACGGAAGTACAAGTTCGACAGTCGTTTTCTCGACGACATGATCCGGGTCTCCTGGGATACGGCCTTCACCTACGCGGCCAAGGGTCTGATTCTGATCGGGACTCGGTACAGCGGCGAAGCCGGGGCCAGACGCCTGCGCGAGCAGGGGTACGCGCCGGAAATGATCGAAATGATGAAAGGGGCTGGTACCCGCTGCTTCAAACATCGCGCCGGCATGCCGATTCTCGGCTTGCTGGGCAAGCACGGCAATACCCGGTTCAACAACAGCGTTCTGGCGTTGCTCGATGCCTGGATCAGAAAAGTCAGCCCGGAGCAGGCGCAGGGCGGCCGCTACTGGAACAACTATACGTGGCACGGCGACCAGGATCCCTCCCAACCGTGGTGGAACGGCACCCAGAACTGCGATACCGACCTCTCAGACATGCGCTTCTCCAAGCTGAACACCAGTTGGGGCAAGAACTTCGTCGAGAACAAGATGCCGGAAGCGCACTGGAAGCTCGAATCCATCGAGCGCGGCGCGCGTCTTGTGGTCATCACACCGGAGTACAATCCGACGGCCCAGCGGGCCGACTACTGGATTCCGGTTCGTCCCGAGACGGACGGCGCCTTGTTCCTCGGCGCCAGCCGGATCATCGTCGAGGAGAATCTGCAGGACATCGATTTTCTGAAACAGTACACGGATATGCCGCTGTTGGTGCGGACCGATACCTTGCAGTACTTGGATCCGCGCGACGTCATCGCCGACTATGCGCTCCCCGATTTCAGCAAGTCGTATTCGGGGCGTATTCAGGGTCTGAAGCCCGAGTACATCCAGCGGCTGGGCGGCATGATGGTCTGGGATCTCAACAAGAAGCAGGCGGTGCCGCTCCACCGCGAACAGGTGGGATGGCATTTCAACGAGGCAGGTATCGACGCGGCGCTCACAGGGACGTATCGCGTGAAGCTGGTTAATGGCCGCGAAGTCGACGTCGCGCCGATTTACCAACTCTACATGGTGCACTTCCAAGACTACGATCTCGACACCGTGCATCAGATCAACCGGTCGCCCAAGGACCTGATCGTTCGCTGGGCACGGGACTCGGGCACGATCAAGCCCGCCGCGATCCACAACGGCGAAGGCGTCTGCCACTATTTCCACATGACATCGATGGGACGGGCGGCGGCGCTCGTGCTCATTCTGACCGGCAACATCGGGAAATTCGGCAGCGGATGCCACACGTGGTCCGGTAATTACAAGGTGGGGATTTGGAATGCCACGCCTTGGTCCGGAGCGGGATCCGGGGTCCATTTGGCGGAAGACCCGTGGCACTCGAATCTGGATCCGAACGCGCACGGGAAGGAAATCAAATACAAGTCCTACTACTACGGCGAAGAGCCGGGCTACTGGAACCATGGCGACACCGCCCTGATCGTCAACACGCCGAAGTACGGACGCAAGGTGTTCACGGGCAAGACCCACATGCCGAGCCCGAGCAAGGTCCGGTGGGTCGTCAACGTCAACATTCTCAACAATTCCAAACACCACTATGACATGGTGCGCAACGTGGATCCGAACATCGAGATGATCGTGACCCAGGACATCGAGATGACCTCGGACGTCAACCACGCCGACATCGCCTTTGCCTGCAACTCCTGGATGGAATTCACCTATCCGGAAATGACGGCGACGGTGTCGAATCCGTGGATTCAGCTCTGGAAGGGCGGCATCCGGCCGCTGTACGACACCCGCAATGACCTGGATACGTTCGCCGGGGTGGCGGCCAAGATGTCGGACATGACCGGTGAGACGCGCATGAAGGATGTCTTCCACTTCGTGTATCAGAACCGCGTCGATGTCTACGCGCAGCGCGTGCTCGACGCCTCAAGCACGTTGTACGGCTACAGCGCCGACGTGATGCTGAAGTCGGAGAAGGGCTGGATGGTCATGGTGCGGACCTATCCCCGCCATCCGCTCTGGGAAGAGGTCAACGAGAGCAAGCCGCAGTGGACGCGATCCGGACGGTTGGAGACCTATCGTGTGGAGCCGGAGGCGATCGAGTACGGGGAAAACTTCATCGTGCACCGGGAAGGCCCGGAGGCGACCCCGTATCTGCCGAACTCGATCTTCACAACCAACCCGTACGTCCGACCGGACGACTACGGCATTCCGATCACGGCGCAGCACCATGACGACAAGACGGTGCGCAACATCAAGCTGCCCTGGTCGGAAATCAAGCAACATGCCAACCCGTTGTGGGAGAAGGGCTACCAGTTCTACTGCGTGACCCCGAAGACCCGGCACCGGGTGCACAGCCAGTGGTCGGTGAACGACTGGGTGCAGATTTACGAGTCGAATTTCGGCGATCCGTACCGCATGGACAAGCGGACGCCGGGCGTCGGCGAGCACCAGTTGCACATCAACCCGCAGGCGGCCAAAGACCGCGGCATCAACGACGGCGACTACGTCTATGTGGACGGCAACCCGGTGGACCGGCCCTATCGCGGCTGGAAACCCTCGGATCCGTTCTACAAGGTCGCGCGCTTGATGATCCGGGCGAAGTACAACCCGGCCTATCCGTACCACGTGACGATGGCGAAGCACGCCCCGTACGTGTCGACGGCGAAGTCGGTGAAGGGCCACGAGACTCGGCCGGACGGTCGGGCCATCGCGGTGGACACCGGCTATCAGTCCAACTTCCGGTATGGGGCCCAACAGTCCTTTACCCGGTCGTGGCTGATGCCGATGCACCAGACCGACTCCCTCCCGGGCAAACATGCGATTGCCTGGAAGTTCAAGTGGGGCTATGCGATCGACCACCACGCGGTCAATACGACGCCGAAGGAATGTCTGATCCGCATCACCAAGGCGGAAGACGGCGGCATCGGCGCGCGGGGCCCGTGGGAACCGGTTCGCACCGGCTTCACCCCGGGACAGGAGAACGAGTTCATGATCAAGTGGCTCAAAGGTGAGCACATCAAGATCAAGGTGTAA
- a CDS encoding nitrate oxidoreductase subunit beta: MPEVYNWQLGRKMLYPYEERHPKWQFAFVFNINRCLACQTCSMADKSTWLFSKGQEYMWWNNVETKPYGGYPQFYDVKITQLIEQVNPGGQVWNVRVGRKHHAPYGVFEGMTIFDAGAKVGQAAIGYIPTDQEWRFVNIYEDTATSMRSLVEGIDRSGFSRDEPWRLSGSSLPEHETFFFYLQRICNHCTYPGCLAACPRKAIYKRPEDGIVLIDQNRCRGYKKCVEQCPFKKPMYRGTTRVSEKCIACYPRIEGKDPLTGGEPMETRCMAACVGKIRMQSLVRIGEDGLWAEDRWHPLYYTIRVEQVALPLYPQWGTEPNGYYIPPRHSPRGYARQMFGPGVDNAIEKYLVPSRELLAVLQLWRASQQIVFRYDVIPGPKVFETQIHGKRFEMYNDTVLGFNKSGKEVARIQVEEPIYVRPAERVNWL, encoded by the coding sequence ATGCCAGAAGTCTATAACTGGCAACTGGGACGGAAGATGCTGTATCCGTATGAGGAGCGGCATCCGAAGTGGCAGTTTGCCTTTGTGTTCAATATCAACCGGTGTTTGGCGTGTCAGACGTGTTCGATGGCGGACAAGTCGACCTGGCTGTTTTCGAAGGGCCAGGAATACATGTGGTGGAACAACGTGGAGACCAAGCCGTACGGGGGGTATCCGCAGTTCTACGACGTGAAGATCACGCAGTTGATCGAGCAAGTGAACCCGGGGGGGCAGGTGTGGAACGTGCGGGTGGGCCGCAAGCACCATGCGCCCTACGGGGTGTTCGAAGGGATGACCATTTTTGACGCGGGGGCCAAGGTGGGCCAGGCGGCGATTGGGTACATTCCGACGGACCAGGAATGGCGCTTCGTGAACATCTACGAGGACACGGCGACCTCGATGCGCTCGTTGGTGGAGGGCATTGATCGGTCGGGGTTCTCGCGCGATGAGCCGTGGCGGCTGTCCGGCAGTTCGCTGCCGGAGCACGAGACGTTCTTCTTCTACCTGCAGCGGATTTGCAATCACTGCACCTACCCCGGCTGTTTGGCCGCCTGCCCGCGCAAGGCGATCTATAAGCGGCCGGAGGACGGCATCGTGTTGATCGACCAGAACCGGTGCCGGGGGTACAAGAAGTGCGTGGAGCAGTGTCCGTTCAAGAAGCCGATGTACCGGGGGACGACCCGGGTGTCGGAGAAGTGCATTGCGTGCTATCCCCGGATCGAGGGGAAGGACCCGCTGACGGGCGGCGAGCCGATGGAAACGCGCTGTATGGCGGCCTGCGTGGGGAAGATCCGCATGCAGAGCCTGGTGCGCATCGGCGAGGACGGCCTGTGGGCGGAGGATCGGTGGCACCCCCTGTACTACACCATTCGGGTGGAGCAGGTGGCGCTGCCCTTGTATCCGCAGTGGGGCACGGAGCCCAATGGCTACTACATTCCGCCGCGGCACAGCCCGCGGGGCTATGCCCGGCAGATGTTCGGCCCGGGCGTGGACAATGCCATTGAGAAGTATCTGGTGCCGAGCCGGGAGTTGTTGGCGGTCCTCCAGCTCTGGAGAGCCAGCCAGCAGATCGTCTTCCGGTATGACGTCATTCCGGGCCCGAAGGTGTTTGAGACCCAGATTCACGGCAAGCGGTTCGAGATGTACAACGATACCGTGCTGGGCTTCAACAAGTCGGGCAAGGAAGTGGCGCGCATTCAGGTCGAAGAGCCGATCTATGTCAGACCCGCCGAACGGGTGAACTGGCTGTAG